A portion of the Rissa tridactyla isolate bRisTri1 chromosome 19, bRisTri1.patW.cur.20221130, whole genome shotgun sequence genome contains these proteins:
- the PSMC3IP gene encoding homologous-pairing protein 2 homolog isoform X1, with protein MRCCRSPLLLQQTLGGAAAVLLRYLREQNRPYSAQDAFGNLQREHGLGKAAVVKALEQLAQQGRVREKAYGKQKIYFADQEQLPAASDAELRGLDGEITALSSKVQALQQSCRQMEADLKDLNSSMTTPEIAGEIEDLRKDCASYTEKLERIKSATNHVTPEEKEKVCSEQKLYCREWRRRKRMATELLEAILEGYPKSKKQFFEEVGIETDEDHNVTPPAAV; from the exons ATGCGTTGCTGCCgctcccctctgctcctgcagcagacCTTGG GAGGCGCCGCCGCCGTCCTGCTGCGGTACCTGCGGGAGCAGAACCGGCCGTACAGCGCCCAGGACGCCTTCGGGAACCTGCAGCGGGAGCACGGGCTCGGCAAggcg GCCGTGGTGAAGGCGTTGGAGCAGCTGGCGCAGCAGGGCCGCGTCCGTGAGAAGGCCTACGGGAAGCAGAAGATCTACTTCGCCGACCAG gAGCAGCTCCCGGCCGCCAGCGACGCCGAGCTCCGCGGCCTGGATGGGGAGATCACCGCGCTCTCCTCCAAGGTGCAggcgctgcagcagagctgccggCAAATGGAGGCAG ACCTGAAGGACCTGAACAGCTCCATGACAACCCCTGAGATTGCTGGAGAGATTGAGGATCTGAGGAAGGACTGTGCGAGTTACACAGAGAAGCTGGAGAGGATTAAGTCTGCCACCAACCATGTGactccagaagaaaaagagaag GTCTGCAGCGAGCAGAAGCTGTACTGCAGGGAGTGGCGGAGGAGGAAGCGAATG GCGACCGAGCTGCTGGAGGCCATCCTGGAGGGGTACCCCAAAAGCAAGAAGCAGTTCTTC GAGGAGGTTGGGATCGAGACGGACGAGGACCATAACGTCACGCCGCCGGCGGCTGTGTGA
- the PSMC3IP gene encoding homologous-pairing protein 2 homolog isoform X2 — translation MSKSREGPAAGGGAAAVLLRYLREQNRPYSAQDAFGNLQREHGLGKAAVVKALEQLAQQGRVREKAYGKQKIYFADQEQLPAASDAELRGLDGEITALSSKVQALQQSCRQMEADLKDLNSSMTTPEIAGEIEDLRKDCASYTEKLERIKSATNHVTPEEKEKVCSEQKLYCREWRRRKRMATELLEAILEGYPKSKKQFFEEVGIETDEDHNVTPPAAV, via the exons ATGAGCAAAAGCCGggaggggccggcggcgggcg GAGGCGCCGCCGCCGTCCTGCTGCGGTACCTGCGGGAGCAGAACCGGCCGTACAGCGCCCAGGACGCCTTCGGGAACCTGCAGCGGGAGCACGGGCTCGGCAAggcg GCCGTGGTGAAGGCGTTGGAGCAGCTGGCGCAGCAGGGCCGCGTCCGTGAGAAGGCCTACGGGAAGCAGAAGATCTACTTCGCCGACCAG gAGCAGCTCCCGGCCGCCAGCGACGCCGAGCTCCGCGGCCTGGATGGGGAGATCACCGCGCTCTCCTCCAAGGTGCAggcgctgcagcagagctgccggCAAATGGAGGCAG ACCTGAAGGACCTGAACAGCTCCATGACAACCCCTGAGATTGCTGGAGAGATTGAGGATCTGAGGAAGGACTGTGCGAGTTACACAGAGAAGCTGGAGAGGATTAAGTCTGCCACCAACCATGTGactccagaagaaaaagagaag GTCTGCAGCGAGCAGAAGCTGTACTGCAGGGAGTGGCGGAGGAGGAAGCGAATG GCGACCGAGCTGCTGGAGGCCATCCTGGAGGGGTACCCCAAAAGCAAGAAGCAGTTCTTC GAGGAGGTTGGGATCGAGACGGACGAGGACCATAACGTCACGCCGCCGGCGGCTGTGTGA